The Metabacillus schmidteae genome has a segment encoding these proteins:
- a CDS encoding LrgB family protein produces the protein MSLIMYAAGCILLTVVIFFLMKKLYQRFPYPILVPIFTTSLLIVCILLLFNISYQTYMSGGEWIAKLLGPAVVALAIPLFDHREMLKKYFLTIVFSVSVGAIVGISSGLLLGVIFQLDQKLLLSIAPKSVTTPIAMDISELSGGTPTLTAVYVMAAGIFGAMFGQYVMNLFKVKHPISKGIGFGTSSHGIGTARALEIGSIEGAISSISMTLSAILTSIFCPIIISFIL, from the coding sequence ATGAGCTTAATCATGTACGCTGCTGGATGTATTTTGTTAACAGTCGTTATTTTTTTCTTAATGAAAAAACTTTATCAGCGTTTTCCATATCCAATTCTTGTTCCAATATTTACAACGAGTCTACTCATTGTTTGTATTTTATTGCTTTTTAACATTTCTTATCAAACCTATATGAGTGGAGGCGAATGGATTGCAAAACTTTTAGGACCTGCTGTTGTAGCCTTAGCCATTCCATTATTTGATCACCGTGAAATGTTAAAAAAATATTTTCTTACTATTGTCTTTAGTGTAAGTGTTGGAGCAATTGTCGGCATTTCCAGCGGATTATTATTAGGGGTTATTTTCCAATTAGATCAGAAACTGTTGCTTTCTATAGCACCTAAATCGGTTACCACACCTATCGCAATGGATATTAGTGAGCTAAGTGGGGGTACTCCAACACTTACTGCAGTGTATGTAATGGCTGCAGGGATCTTCGGAGCTATGTTTGGACAATATGTCATGAACCTTTTTAAGGTAAAACACCCAATCTCAAAAGGAATTGGGTTCGGGACATCCTCACATGGAATTGGCACAGCTAGAGCTTTAGAAATAGGCAGTATAGAAGGAGCAATAAGCTCTATTTCTATGACACTTAGTGCGATATTGACCAGCATTTTCTGCCCGATTATTATATCTTTTATTTTATAA
- a CDS encoding CidA/LrgA family protein produces the protein MKYVYFILQMVLLYIFFLIGEWLQMISKLPVPGSIIGMVMLFLALTFKVIKREWLSLGSTFLLKNLPILFVPATVGIIDYLDLFKGYGILSLIVSFVSTVFVFITSSIISEQILKDEKKLLNNKELHL, from the coding sequence ATGAAGTATGTTTATTTTATTTTACAAATGGTTTTATTATATATCTTCTTTCTCATTGGTGAATGGCTGCAAATGATTAGCAAATTGCCAGTCCCAGGCAGTATTATTGGAATGGTAATGTTATTTTTAGCATTAACTTTTAAGGTTATTAAACGGGAATGGCTATCTTTGGGCAGTACTTTTCTATTGAAAAATCTTCCGATTCTTTTTGTTCCTGCTACCGTAGGAATCATTGATTATCTTGATTTATTTAAAGGTTATGGCATACTCAGTTTGATCGTCTCTTTTGTCAGTACAGTATTCGTTTTCATAACCTCCTCAATCATAAGTGAGCAGATATTAAAAGATGAGAAGAAGCTTTTGAACAATAAGGAGCTACATTTATGA
- the thpR gene encoding RNA 2',3'-cyclic phosphodiesterase, with translation MKKHYFLAVPIEEKQREILQNWIQINKTTLPFKSWVHPEDYHITLAFLGDVQPSTRLNDLTKKVNEIIKSCEHFEMSLKGIDIFGRKDSPRIFWASVEHSSSLNYLQTQIVKACDSAGFELDRKPFRPHITLARKWNSVEPFIKSPGLEHVFTDNRSPSMVTSVHLYQTNLDQIPKYEAINSFSLLQN, from the coding sequence ATGAAGAAACATTATTTTCTCGCTGTTCCCATTGAGGAAAAGCAAAGAGAGATCCTGCAAAATTGGATTCAAATAAATAAGACGACATTACCTTTCAAGTCATGGGTTCATCCGGAAGACTATCATATTACACTTGCTTTTTTAGGTGATGTACAACCAAGCACAAGGTTAAATGATTTAACAAAAAAAGTAAATGAAATCATAAAAAGTTGTGAGCATTTTGAGATGTCACTGAAAGGTATTGATATTTTTGGCAGAAAAGATTCACCAAGAATTTTTTGGGCCAGTGTAGAGCATTCTTCATCACTAAATTATTTACAAACACAGATAGTAAAAGCATGCGATTCGGCTGGGTTTGAACTTGATCGTAAGCCTTTTCGGCCACATATTACATTGGCTAGAAAATGGAACTCGGTGGAGCCCTTTATAAAGTCTCCGGGACTGGAACACGTCTTTACAGATAATCGATCTCCAAGCATGGTAACATCGGTTCACCTATATCAAACAAATCTTGATCAAATACCAAAATATGAAGCAATTAATAGCTTTTCTCTCCTGCAGAATTAA
- the cysK gene encoding cysteine synthase A — MKVVQNMSELIGNTPLVRLNKVNPSGGATIYLKLEFFNPSGSVKDRAAYNMIVEAERKGLLKPNSTIIEPTSGNTGIGIAMNAAARGYKAILVMPDTMTKERINLLKAYGAEVVLTPGSERMPGSIKKAEQLAKEIPNSFIPMQFDNPANPDAHRNTTAREIIEALNEIGKPLSAFVATAGTGGTITGTGEALKKHYKNLTVHVVEPAGSPVLSGGKPGSHKLVGTSPGFIPPILNQQVYDEIFKIKDEQAYDITRRLAREEGLLVGPSSGAACFAAIEVAKRLTPEDVVVCITCDTGERYLSSDVFV, encoded by the coding sequence ATGAAAGTTGTTCAAAATATGTCTGAACTTATCGGCAATACCCCCTTGGTGAGATTAAATAAAGTAAATCCCAGCGGAGGTGCAACCATATACTTAAAATTGGAGTTCTTTAATCCAAGTGGAAGTGTAAAGGATCGTGCTGCCTATAATATGATTGTTGAAGCGGAACGAAAAGGTTTATTGAAACCAAATTCAACGATTATTGAGCCTACTAGTGGCAACACTGGCATTGGAATTGCTATGAATGCAGCAGCCCGGGGATACAAAGCAATACTGGTCATGCCTGATACAATGACAAAAGAAAGAATAAATTTACTTAAAGCCTATGGTGCAGAGGTTGTTTTAACACCTGGTTCCGAAAGAATGCCGGGGTCAATTAAAAAAGCTGAACAATTGGCCAAAGAAATACCTAATTCTTTTATACCGATGCAGTTCGATAACCCCGCTAATCCTGATGCACATAGAAATACGACTGCGCGAGAAATTATAGAGGCACTGAACGAGATTGGCAAACCTCTTTCAGCCTTTGTTGCAACAGCTGGAACTGGCGGAACGATTACAGGCACCGGAGAAGCACTAAAAAAACATTACAAAAATTTAACTGTTCATGTAGTTGAACCTGCAGGATCTCCTGTTCTTTCAGGAGGAAAACCTGGTAGTCATAAATTGGTTGGGACAAGCCCCGGTTTTATCCCCCCTATTTTAAATCAACAGGTTTATGATGAAATATTCAAAATTAAAGATGAACAGGCATACGATATCACTAGAAGACTAGCTCGCGAGGAAGGATTATTAGTCGGTCCATCTTCAGGTGCAGCCTGCTTTGCGGCCATCGAAGTGGCCAAACGTCTAACACCCGAAGATGTTGTTGTTTGTATCACTTGTGATACAGGGGAACGATATTTGTCTAGTGATGTGTTTGTATAA
- the pepV gene encoding dipeptidase PepV, whose product MDWMKEVEKRKDDLIKDTQAFLRIKSVLDEESKTGDAPFGEGINEAFTHLLELGEKEGFTVKNVDGYAGHIELSGTSDEIVGVLCHVDVVPEGDGWTSDPYSAEIRDGKIFARGAMDDKGPTIAAFYAMKIVKDLNVPLSKNVRMIIGTDEESEWRCVDHYFKHEKMPELGFAPDADFPIIHAEKGIIDLTITQTQAEKEPQTDLILKSFQSGRRYNMVPDYAEAVLKGKDNLAKVEAMFNEFLKENDVIGQCRLETDSLQLSVKGISAHAMEPNNGKNAGIILAIFLNKLVLDKKARHFVNTIIDKFEGDTRGNKLNIAFKDDISGELTLNVGIISYQDDQPGQIGINIRYPVTGNSEQIKEKMLQVDGFELQSFDDSKPHHVEKDHPLIQALQKVYEEQTGEHAELIAIGGGTYARSLEAGVAFGPLFPGRPDVAHQKDEYIEIEDLLKATAIYAQAIYELAK is encoded by the coding sequence ATGGATTGGATGAAAGAAGTTGAAAAAAGAAAAGATGATCTTATAAAAGATACACAAGCATTTTTAAGAATAAAAAGTGTCCTAGATGAGGAATCAAAGACTGGAGATGCACCATTTGGTGAAGGGATTAATGAAGCTTTCACGCATTTATTAGAGTTGGGAGAAAAAGAAGGGTTTACAGTGAAAAATGTGGATGGATATGCAGGCCACATTGAATTATCAGGAACATCAGATGAGATTGTTGGGGTATTATGTCATGTGGATGTTGTGCCTGAAGGAGATGGATGGACAAGTGATCCATATAGCGCAGAAATCCGTGATGGTAAAATCTTTGCAAGAGGAGCGATGGATGATAAAGGACCGACAATTGCCGCCTTCTACGCAATGAAAATTGTAAAAGATCTAAACGTACCACTATCGAAGAATGTTCGAATGATTATTGGAACAGATGAAGAAAGTGAATGGCGTTGTGTGGATCATTACTTCAAACATGAAAAAATGCCTGAACTTGGATTTGCACCTGATGCCGATTTTCCGATTATTCACGCTGAAAAAGGTATTATAGATTTGACAATTACACAAACACAAGCTGAAAAAGAGCCACAAACTGATTTGATTCTTAAATCGTTTCAATCTGGAAGAAGATATAATATGGTTCCAGATTATGCTGAAGCCGTATTGAAAGGGAAAGATAACTTGGCAAAGGTTGAAGCGATGTTTAACGAATTTCTTAAAGAAAATGACGTGATTGGGCAATGTCGTCTTGAAACTGATTCATTACAACTATCAGTAAAGGGTATTTCTGCGCATGCAATGGAACCGAATAACGGGAAAAATGCAGGAATTATTTTAGCAATATTTTTAAATAAGCTCGTGCTTGATAAAAAAGCTCGACATTTCGTCAATACAATTATTGATAAATTTGAAGGTGACACTCGAGGAAACAAACTAAACATAGCGTTTAAAGATGATATAAGTGGTGAATTAACCTTAAATGTAGGGATTATCTCTTATCAGGATGATCAGCCTGGTCAGATCGGTATTAATATTCGTTATCCGGTAACAGGAAATTCCGAGCAAATAAAAGAAAAAATGTTACAGGTGGATGGGTTTGAGCTACAATCATTTGATGATTCAAAACCTCATCATGTTGAGAAAGATCATCCTCTTATTCAAGCTCTACAAAAAGTTTATGAAGAGCAAACAGGTGAACATGCAGAATTAATTGCTATAGGCGGGGGCACATATGCACGTTCATTAGAAGCTGGTGTTGCTTTCGGGCCTTTATTCCCTGGACGACCGGATGTGGCACACCAAAAGGATGAATATATCGAAATTGAAGACCTTTTAAAAGCAACAGCCATTTATGCTCAAGCTATATATGAGTTAGCAAAATAA
- a CDS encoding NCS2 family permease, translated as MFKLSENKTNARTEIIAGITTFLTMVYIVVVNPIVLADAGVPFDQVFTATIIATIIGTLWMALSANYPIAIAPGMGLNAYFAYSVVGANENISYTTAFSAVFVAGIIFVILSLTPFRKKLIEAIPSNLKNGITAGIGLFIAFIGLRLTGIVTSDPNNLVALGDLHSPSVVLALIGLAVTLVLMSLNVHGALFIGMVITAIIAFFTGQLSFEQGFVSFPSLPEGLIVTNPFTALTDVISHGLYAVVFSFLLVTIFDTTGTMIGVAQQAGLMKGNELPRARTALLADSAATTVGAMFGTSPTSAYIESSSGVAAGGRTGLTTLTVSILFGLTLFFSPLISAVSNLSAITAPALIIVGSLMMGAIAEINWKELDEAFPAFLVVLSMPLTSSIATGIALGFISYPIMKIAKGKWKEVHLFVYIFAVLFFIQLAFIGGH; from the coding sequence ATGTTTAAGTTATCAGAAAACAAAACGAACGCACGAACTGAAATTATTGCTGGAATTACCACGTTTTTAACTATGGTTTATATTGTTGTTGTCAACCCGATTGTTTTGGCAGATGCAGGTGTTCCTTTCGATCAAGTTTTTACAGCAACGATTATTGCAACAATTATCGGGACTCTTTGGATGGCCCTTTCGGCAAATTACCCAATCGCCATTGCTCCCGGGATGGGATTAAATGCATACTTTGCTTATTCAGTAGTGGGAGCTAATGAAAACATTTCATATACTACGGCATTTTCTGCTGTTTTTGTGGCAGGTATTATCTTTGTCATCTTGTCACTAACACCATTTCGTAAAAAGCTAATTGAAGCGATCCCCAGCAATTTAAAGAACGGAATAACAGCTGGTATCGGTCTTTTCATTGCCTTTATCGGTTTACGTTTAACTGGCATTGTTACATCAGATCCAAATAATTTAGTTGCATTAGGAGACCTGCACTCCCCATCAGTTGTTTTAGCTTTAATAGGACTTGCTGTCACATTAGTTTTGATGAGTTTAAATGTTCATGGAGCATTGTTTATTGGTATGGTCATAACGGCAATCATCGCATTCTTCACTGGTCAGCTTTCATTTGAACAAGGCTTTGTTTCATTCCCAAGCTTACCAGAAGGGCTAATTGTCACAAATCCTTTTACAGCTTTAACAGATGTGATTTCACATGGTTTATATGCTGTTGTTTTTTCTTTCTTGTTAGTAACCATTTTTGATACTACTGGTACAATGATTGGAGTTGCTCAGCAGGCTGGTTTAATGAAGGGGAATGAACTTCCACGAGCGCGAACGGCTCTCTTGGCAGATTCAGCAGCAACAACAGTTGGAGCGATGTTTGGAACAAGCCCAACAAGCGCATATATTGAATCATCCTCAGGAGTTGCAGCAGGTGGACGTACAGGTTTAACAACTTTAACAGTTTCAATCTTATTTGGACTTACATTATTCTTTAGTCCTTTAATCAGTGCTGTTTCTAACCTTTCAGCTATTACAGCTCCTGCCTTAATTATTGTTGGGAGCTTGATGATGGGTGCTATTGCAGAAATCAATTGGAAAGAACTTGATGAAGCATTTCCTGCGTTCCTGGTTGTATTAAGCATGCCCCTGACATCCAGTATTGCAACAGGTATTGCTCTTGGATTCATTTCATATCCTATAATGAAAATAGCAAAAGGGAAATGGAAAGAAGTTCATTTATTTGTTTATATTTTTGCTGTATTGTTTTTTATACAACTCGCTTTTATTGGGGGACATTAA
- the map gene encoding type I methionyl aminopeptidase, with translation MIILKSKREIELMLKAGQLLADCHKEIAKLIKPGITTLEIDAFVESYLKKHGATPEQKGYKGYEYATCASINDEICHGFPRKTPLKSGDIVTIDMVVNLNGALADSAWSYAVGDISPVAKRLLQVTEEALNKAIEQSVVGNRLGDIGHVIQSYVESEGFSVVRDFTGHGIGRTIHESPSILHYGEPNRGQRLKEGMVITIEPMVNIGAWESKMDSNGWTARTIDGKLSAQYEHTIAITKDGPLILTKQ, from the coding sequence TTGATTATTTTAAAGAGTAAACGAGAAATTGAACTGATGCTAAAAGCTGGTCAGCTTTTAGCAGATTGTCACAAAGAAATTGCTAAACTTATTAAGCCTGGTATTACAACATTAGAAATTGATGCTTTTGTTGAAAGCTATTTAAAAAAGCATGGAGCAACTCCAGAGCAAAAAGGGTATAAAGGCTATGAATATGCAACTTGTGCATCTATTAATGATGAAATATGTCATGGTTTTCCAAGAAAAACTCCATTAAAAAGCGGAGATATAGTAACGATTGATATGGTTGTAAACCTTAATGGTGCTCTTGCCGATTCAGCTTGGTCGTATGCTGTTGGTGATATCTCACCTGTGGCAAAGAGGCTGCTGCAAGTAACAGAAGAAGCCCTGAACAAAGCTATTGAACAATCTGTAGTAGGTAACCGTCTAGGCGATATTGGGCACGTAATTCAATCATATGTTGAATCAGAAGGGTTTTCGGTTGTAAGAGATTTTACCGGTCATGGTATTGGCAGAACAATTCACGAATCACCGTCAATTCTCCATTATGGGGAGCCTAATAGGGGACAAAGGCTGAAGGAAGGAATGGTCATTACAATTGAACCTATGGTAAATATAGGAGCTTGGGAGTCCAAAATGGACAGTAATGGCTGGACTGCCAGAACAATAGATGGAAAACTATCGGCACAATATGAGCATACTATTGCCATTACGAAAGATGGTCCGCTTATTTTAACTAAACAATAA
- a CDS encoding ABC transporter permease: MSGVMIWWLRAKRDWLYQYKILRSVFDWTIIVYLLIPALVFSGIAYKSWWFTMPSWLSPFPYELFFLGCFYFSWQGRIRTFMEEADQLALLQLPRVIYTLRYIGVIYSWGLLVGKWILIYIFLYPLLNHFSELNAVHFHLLVIFFFSLNVLLTTYKQVVYRYGILKRIFIHCVAFSSFSVLVYFILFKSINWLIILTSILFILYAIWQVKIYQSQLGTFYEDVEKEQRNKMKFITFFFAVNPEVYMPKAKKQKKRSWVFWRNSSRIFQKRSPENGVTELFIKAFLRDKSNIFRYLQLISVTSVIIFTVPIWFKWLVFIAFFFFFSMWIGMLFKELIKQNPYLSNDYGKEDYMFTAKKKCENRFVYPALAVVFLVTCLSTIISIMFF; encoded by the coding sequence ATGAGTGGAGTCATGATATGGTGGTTACGTGCAAAGCGAGACTGGCTCTACCAATATAAAATTTTACGTTCTGTTTTCGACTGGACCATCATCGTATACCTATTAATTCCGGCATTAGTATTTTCTGGAATTGCTTATAAGTCATGGTGGTTTACCATGCCGAGTTGGCTTTCTCCTTTTCCTTACGAGCTATTTTTTCTAGGGTGTTTTTACTTTAGTTGGCAAGGGAGAATTCGAACGTTTATGGAGGAGGCAGACCAACTTGCTCTTCTTCAACTTCCCAGAGTGATTTATACATTAAGATATATCGGTGTGATCTATTCGTGGGGCTTGCTAGTAGGGAAATGGATATTGATCTATATTTTCTTATATCCTTTACTCAATCATTTTTCTGAGCTAAATGCAGTACATTTTCATTTATTGGTGATTTTCTTTTTTAGTTTAAATGTGCTTCTGACAACCTATAAACAAGTCGTTTATCGATATGGAATATTAAAAAGAATCTTTATTCATTGCGTCGCTTTTAGTTCATTTTCTGTATTGGTATATTTTATTCTTTTTAAATCAATAAACTGGTTAATCATCTTGACTTCTATCCTATTTATTCTTTATGCCATCTGGCAAGTGAAAATCTATCAATCTCAGCTAGGAACATTTTATGAAGATGTTGAGAAAGAACAAAGAAATAAGATGAAATTCATCACATTCTTTTTTGCTGTCAATCCTGAAGTGTATATGCCTAAAGCAAAAAAACAAAAGAAACGTTCATGGGTATTTTGGAGAAATTCTTCTAGAATTTTTCAAAAGCGTTCTCCTGAAAATGGTGTTACAGAACTTTTTATAAAGGCTTTCCTTCGTGATAAATCGAATATATTTCGTTATCTACAACTAATTTCAGTTACTTCAGTTATTATTTTTACTGTACCAATATGGTTTAAATGGCTGGTGTTTATTGCATTTTTCTTTTTCTTTAGTATGTGGATAGGGATGTTATTTAAAGAGTTAATAAAACAGAATCCATATCTGTCAAATGACTATGGAAAAGAAGATTATATGTTTACAGCTAAGAAAAAATGTGAGAATCGATTTGTCTATCCAGCTTTAGCGGTTGTGTTCCTTGTCACATGTCTATCAACGATTATTTCGATCATGTTTTTCTAG
- a CDS encoding ABC transporter ATP-binding protein has translation MSILTVNIEEAGYNDKEPVIKDIEFALNKGEMIGLIGPNGAGKSTTIKTLLGVMEYVKGSIKKQGESRYAYIPEKPIFYDHLTLWEHLDLIASINEIDDKVLNERAEIYLKTFKMEKVKHDMPATFSKGMQQKVMIIQALLLRPDFYIVDEPFIGLDPSAIKRFLMIIEEERKRGAGVLMCTHVLDTAEKICDRFLLVSEGKLVAQGTLGDIREKTGLENGSLLDCFHLIEEGLLR, from the coding sequence ATGAGTATTTTAACAGTGAATATTGAGGAAGCTGGTTATAACGATAAAGAACCGGTAATTAAAGATATTGAATTTGCATTAAATAAGGGTGAAATGATCGGACTTATTGGACCAAATGGAGCTGGAAAGAGTACAACCATTAAGACATTACTAGGTGTGATGGAATATGTAAAAGGGTCTATAAAAAAACAGGGTGAAAGCAGGTATGCATATATTCCTGAAAAACCTATTTTTTATGATCATCTTACACTATGGGAACATCTGGACTTAATTGCATCTATTAATGAGATTGATGATAAGGTGTTAAATGAACGAGCTGAAATATATTTGAAAACTTTTAAAATGGAAAAGGTCAAGCACGATATGCCGGCTACCTTTTCTAAAGGGATGCAGCAGAAAGTAATGATTATTCAAGCATTACTTCTAAGGCCGGATTTTTATATTGTAGACGAGCCTTTTATCGGTCTTGATCCCAGTGCAATTAAAAGGTTTTTAATGATTATAGAGGAAGAAAGAAAACGTGGTGCAGGAGTATTAATGTGTACACATGTTCTTGATACAGCTGAGAAAATTTGTGATCGTTTTTTACTTGTATCAGAAGGGAAACTTGTTGCTCAAGGGACGTTAGGTGATATAAGGGAAAAAACAGGTTTAGAGAATGGTTCTTTATTAGATTGCTTTCACTTGATTGAGGAAGGTCTCCTGAGATGA
- a CDS encoding DeoR family transcriptional regulator: MKPSTNRMLTRIKSVYMFINERGTVTTQQLVDEFGITPRTIQRDLNVLAYNDLVHSPTRGKWATTKKKVKMSS; the protein is encoded by the coding sequence TTGAAACCTTCAACAAACCGTATGCTAACCAGAATCAAATCAGTCTACATGTTTATTAATGAGCGGGGAACTGTGACAACACAGCAACTCGTTGACGAATTTGGTATTACACCTAGAACGATACAGCGGGACTTAAATGTGTTAGCATATAACGATTTGGTTCACAGCCCAACTAGAGGCAAATGGGCCACTACAAAGAAAAAGGTTAAGATGTCTTCTTAA
- a CDS encoding pseudouridine synthase: MRVDKLLSNIGFGSRKEVKQLLKKGIVKIDGEPVKDPKTHVITDQQEVTVNDEVVEYKEFVYLLMNKPAGYLSATEDDYQETVIDLLEMEDAVFQPFPVGRLDKDTEGLLLLTNDGQLSHQLLSPKKHVPKTYYAVILGDVTSEDVSAFKKGVELDDGYVTKPAKLEIISSGNQSTIHVTITEGKFHQVKRMFESVGKKVTYLKRISMGPIVLDEEELKTGEYRELTEEEVQILRDAKPIEL; the protein is encoded by the coding sequence ATGAGAGTCGATAAACTATTATCTAATATAGGCTTTGGCAGTCGGAAAGAAGTAAAGCAATTACTGAAAAAAGGGATCGTAAAAATTGACGGAGAGCCTGTCAAAGACCCTAAAACACATGTTATCACTGATCAACAAGAGGTCACGGTAAATGATGAGGTAGTTGAGTATAAAGAATTTGTTTATTTGCTTATGAATAAACCGGCAGGCTACTTATCAGCAACAGAAGATGACTATCAGGAAACAGTCATTGATTTACTAGAAATGGAGGATGCTGTTTTTCAGCCTTTTCCAGTTGGCAGACTTGATAAGGACACTGAGGGATTACTGTTATTAACAAATGATGGACAACTTTCTCATCAACTTCTTTCCCCAAAAAAGCATGTTCCTAAAACCTATTACGCGGTCATACTAGGTGATGTAACAAGCGAGGATGTCAGTGCGTTTAAGAAGGGTGTAGAATTGGATGACGGGTATGTAACGAAGCCAGCTAAGCTTGAGATTATATCGTCAGGAAATCAATCGACCATTCATGTGACAATCACTGAAGGGAAGTTCCATCAAGTAAAAAGAATGTTTGAATCTGTTGGAAAGAAAGTTACTTATCTAAAAAGAATTTCGATGGGTCCTATTGTTCTAGATGAAGAAGAATTAAAAACAGGTGAATATCGGGAGTTAACAGAGGAAGAGGTCCAGATACTAAGAGATGCAAAACCAATAGAACTATAA
- a CDS encoding putative polysaccharide biosynthesis protein — protein sequence MSNTLLRGTFVLTLGTYISRILGMVYLIPFAAMVGTNGGGLFQTGYAQYTIFLSIATAGFPAAVSKFVSKYNAVGDYETSRRMFKAGILVMLVTGFIAFAILYLLAPQFAIMSLAENELNGITVDDATLVIRMVSIALIVVPLMSLIRGFFQGHQSMGPTAVSQVVEQLVRIVFLLASTYLIMNVLNGGLVLAVGYATFAAFVGAIGGLIVLFIYWLRRKHTLSAMKENLVETAPMPLGKMFKEVFRYAGPFVFVGLAIPIYNYIDTVTFNRAMLHVGKDQSYTMDMYSVLLLYVPKLVMIPVSLATAFGLTLIPTITESFTNNNRALLHKQIDQTLQIIMLLVLPAVVGLSILAGPAYNLFYAGTSEEIGKQILMWYAPVALLFSLFTVNAAILQGLNKQKLAVISLVIGIGVKLALNTTFIQLYEGVGSILATAAGYLVSLIYGFAMIKRHSGYTFRLLVKRTVLITILCIFMGLVVSVVQSILGIFINYADGRMYAVIVTCVSVAIGGAVYIYLAYRSHLLEKLMGNRLNRFLPKRRSVE from the coding sequence ATGTCAAACACATTATTAAGAGGTACCTTTGTTTTAACATTGGGCACCTATATATCAAGAATTTTGGGAATGGTTTATTTAATTCCATTTGCAGCGATGGTTGGGACAAATGGAGGGGGATTATTTCAAACTGGATACGCCCAGTACACAATTTTCCTTAGTATTGCGACGGCTGGATTCCCGGCTGCTGTATCAAAATTTGTTTCGAAATACAATGCAGTTGGTGACTATGAAACAAGCAGGAGAATGTTCAAAGCAGGTATCTTAGTGATGCTTGTAACAGGGTTTATTGCTTTTGCCATTTTGTATCTGCTGGCACCTCAATTTGCGATCATGTCTCTTGCGGAAAATGAGCTGAATGGAATTACAGTTGATGATGCAACACTCGTGATTCGAATGGTGAGTATAGCTCTTATTGTCGTTCCGTTAATGAGTTTAATTAGAGGGTTCTTCCAAGGACATCAGTCAATGGGACCGACAGCTGTTTCACAGGTTGTTGAGCAATTAGTTAGAATTGTTTTCCTTTTAGCTTCTACATACTTAATTATGAATGTGCTAAATGGAGGGCTTGTTTTAGCAGTTGGGTATGCGACATTTGCAGCTTTTGTTGGTGCAATTGGTGGCTTAATCGTTCTGTTTATTTATTGGCTGCGCCGAAAACATACACTTTCAGCCATGAAGGAAAATCTCGTGGAAACAGCCCCAATGCCTTTGGGAAAAATGTTTAAAGAGGTCTTTCGATATGCAGGACCATTTGTTTTTGTTGGTCTGGCAATACCCATTTATAATTATATTGATACCGTTACGTTTAACCGGGCGATGTTACACGTAGGAAAAGATCAATCCTACACAATGGATATGTATTCTGTACTGCTTTTGTATGTGCCGAAGCTTGTCATGATACCTGTTTCATTGGCAACTGCTTTTGGGTTAACATTAATTCCAACGATTACTGAATCTTTTACGAATAATAATCGGGCACTTCTGCATAAACAAATTGACCAGACATTGCAGATCATCATGCTGCTCGTCTTACCTGCGGTAGTTGGCCTTTCTATCTTGGCAGGCCCGGCTTACAATTTATTTTACGCAGGTACGTCTGAAGAGATTGGGAAACAAATCTTAATGTGGTACGCACCGGTAGCGTTGCTTTTTTCTCTTTTTACAGTGAATGCTGCGATCCTGCAAGGATTAAATAAACAAAAGCTGGCTGTTATTAGTTTAGTAATCGGGATAGGTGTAAAGTTAGCTTTAAATACAACGTTCATTCAGCTTTATGAAGGTGTAGGTTCGATCCTTGCAACGGCCGCTGGATATCTTGTTTCATTAATTTATGGGTTTGCTATGATTAAACGTCATTCAGGATATACATTTAGGCTGCTGGTGAAAAGAACGGTTCTAATCACAATCTTATGTATTTTTATGGGATTAGTTGTTTCTGTTGTTCAGTCCATATTAGGAATTTTTATAAACTATGCTGACGGAAGAATGTATGCAGTGATTGTTACATGTGTTTCAGTAGCCATTGGTGGAGCGGTTTACATATACTTAGCATACCGCTCACATCTGCTGGAAAAACTAATGGGAAACCGACTTAACCGTTTCTTACCAAAAAGGCGATCTGTTGAATAA